From one Pseudanabaena sp. BC1403 genomic stretch:
- a CDS encoding FmdB family zinc ribbon protein, giving the protein MPLYEFQCEDCDVFEIWRPMAESSDPAHCPECDKRGKRIFSPPMTLSRTVRMKKVSAEPELVKRELEPKTPTIQYHSGSRPWMVGH; this is encoded by the coding sequence ATGCCTCTTTATGAGTTTCAGTGCGAAGACTGTGATGTCTTTGAGATATGGAGACCAATGGCTGAGTCTAGCGACCCAGCTCATTGTCCAGAATGCGATAAACGCGGTAAGCGCATCTTTTCTCCACCAATGACATTGTCTAGAACTGTACGAATGAAAAAAGTGAGTGCGGAGCCAGAACTAGTTAAACGAGAACTGGAACCAAAAACACCAACCATTCAATATCATTCTGGAAGTCGTCCTTGGATGGTCGGACACTAG